One Microbacterium sp. W4I20 DNA window includes the following coding sequences:
- a CDS encoding TetR/AcrR family transcriptional regulator yields the protein MTAALRIMDAEGEPALTFSRLGEELKASPTAVYRHFASRHDVLTALADHLDGLSLEGYEPTDEWRADLEALAWRAWRTATSHPAAAATSFSLVTNSLNELRAVEWVLRALHQAGLQGRAAVIQYQVYSNLVLGSASAEGARLSSHDARQDETGWVQVYAPKDPSQFPYAEAAKADLAHVDADEVFAKQVEMYLDALALLGGRD from the coding sequence GTGACCGCAGCTCTGCGCATCATGGACGCCGAGGGCGAACCAGCCCTGACGTTCTCGCGACTCGGCGAGGAGCTGAAGGCATCGCCGACGGCGGTGTACCGCCATTTCGCGAGTCGCCATGACGTGCTCACCGCACTGGCCGATCACCTCGACGGGCTCTCGCTCGAGGGCTACGAGCCCACCGACGAATGGCGCGCCGACCTCGAGGCGCTGGCCTGGCGTGCCTGGCGCACGGCGACGTCACACCCGGCCGCGGCGGCGACGTCGTTCTCACTCGTCACCAACAGCCTGAACGAGCTACGCGCGGTCGAGTGGGTGCTCCGTGCGCTCCACCAGGCCGGCCTGCAGGGGCGGGCGGCGGTCATCCAGTACCAGGTCTACTCGAACCTCGTGCTCGGATCCGCCAGCGCGGAGGGCGCGCGGCTCAGTTCGCACGACGCCCGACAGGATGAGACCGGCTGGGTCCAGGTTTACGCCCCGAAGGACCCCAGCCAGTTTCCCTACGCGGAGGCGGCGAAGGCCGATCTCGCGCACGTGGACGCCGACGAGGTCTTCGCCAAGCAGGTGGAGATGTACCTGGATGCACTCGCGCTGCTCGGAGGCCGCGACTGA
- a CDS encoding DUF3237 family protein, with protein sequence MNPSVAPHLRFVFRIVAEVGSYLPLQKRDAELLEFIPIVGGTVDGEVSGTVVAGGGDWCVTRADDAYDVEARYLIRTDGDQIVDVVNVGVVRHLPGGTGEAMGYFQSTPRFRTTAPDLQWLTRSVFVGRGVTNPDNATIDIFEVQA encoded by the coding sequence ATGAACCCCTCCGTTGCTCCACACCTCCGGTTCGTCTTCCGGATCGTCGCAGAGGTCGGATCCTATCTTCCACTGCAGAAGCGAGACGCGGAGCTGCTCGAGTTCATCCCGATCGTCGGAGGCACCGTCGATGGCGAGGTCTCCGGCACCGTCGTCGCCGGAGGCGGCGACTGGTGCGTCACCCGAGCCGACGACGCCTACGACGTCGAGGCGCGCTACTTGATCCGCACCGACGGCGACCAGATCGTCGACGTCGTCAACGTCGGCGTCGTCCGTCACCTTCCCGGTGGGACCGGAGAGGCGATGGGCTATTTCCAATCGACCCCGCGTTTTCGCACCACCGCTCCTGACCTGCAGTGGCTCACCCGTTCGGTCTTCGTCGGCCGCGGCGTGACGAATCCCGACAACGCGACCATCGACATCTTCGAAGTACAGGCCTGA
- a CDS encoding ABC transporter substrate-binding protein codes for MSRRHTLVAAVALTTAVALTTTACGAGGGGDSESTDTIRTTIDIPATFDPSVTLSLPDNLLARTGYDTLVRRDEGGLVPGLASEWTATPTQAVLTIRDGATCADGTEITPTVVKDSLVYLARPDSGATVAGQVFGGTPPTITADDDAGTVTIDLGAPWPDLMTGLSVSSTGIICPAGLADPQGLAAGTVEGSESGPYTLESFEPGVKYVYTLRDDYDAWPKWKTAIDGSPAKTLEYVVSPDSTATANLVISGQLDIAKIQAQAIERFDTMDGYEVSVNRFSDFYLMFNERPSSVFTDPALRLGVAQAIDRAMFEEVTSLGTGEIATSLASDLTPCVAEANTPIPEQDVAAATAALDGLSIRFIGPTIAGPAGAGNEYIAEALRAAGAEVTIENTDVGSWIATVFGEPDGWDLTMFADLNFLGSLTSPLGSFVGPTIGEGGGNVGAAANAEANEAYSTALTAPTEEERCAALNSAVNALVENLNVMPLINDAFIYVQRPGFTVQMLGGSLDDPIFRIVD; via the coding sequence ATGTCCAGACGACACACCCTCGTAGCCGCCGTCGCGCTCACCACCGCGGTCGCTCTGACGACCACGGCGTGCGGCGCCGGCGGAGGCGGCGACTCTGAATCCACCGACACGATCCGCACGACCATCGATATCCCGGCGACCTTCGACCCGAGCGTGACCCTGTCACTTCCCGACAACCTGCTCGCCCGCACGGGCTACGACACGCTCGTCCGTCGTGACGAGGGCGGGCTGGTCCCCGGGTTGGCGAGCGAGTGGACGGCCACTCCCACGCAGGCCGTCCTCACGATCCGCGACGGAGCGACGTGCGCGGACGGCACCGAGATCACGCCGACCGTCGTCAAGGACTCCCTCGTTTACCTCGCGCGGCCGGACAGCGGCGCCACCGTGGCGGGTCAAGTCTTCGGCGGTACTCCGCCGACGATCACGGCCGACGACGACGCGGGCACAGTGACGATCGATCTCGGTGCCCCGTGGCCGGACCTGATGACCGGCCTCAGCGTCTCGTCGACCGGCATCATCTGCCCCGCCGGGCTGGCCGACCCGCAGGGTCTCGCGGCCGGAACGGTGGAGGGCAGCGAGTCGGGTCCGTACACGCTCGAGTCCTTCGAGCCTGGGGTGAAGTACGTCTACACCCTGCGGGACGACTACGACGCCTGGCCGAAATGGAAGACCGCGATCGACGGCAGTCCGGCGAAGACGCTCGAGTACGTGGTCTCGCCCGACTCCACGGCGACGGCGAACCTCGTGATCAGCGGTCAGCTCGACATCGCCAAGATCCAGGCGCAGGCGATCGAACGCTTCGACACGATGGACGGGTACGAGGTCTCGGTCAACCGCTTCTCCGACTTCTACCTCATGTTCAACGAGCGGCCCAGCAGCGTCTTCACCGATCCCGCCCTGCGCCTCGGAGTCGCCCAGGCGATCGATCGCGCGATGTTCGAAGAGGTGACATCCCTGGGGACGGGCGAGATCGCGACCTCCCTGGCCTCGGATTTGACGCCGTGCGTCGCCGAGGCGAACACCCCGATCCCGGAGCAGGACGTGGCGGCCGCGACAGCCGCCCTCGACGGTCTCAGCATCCGCTTCATCGGCCCGACCATCGCCGGTCCGGCCGGCGCCGGCAACGAGTACATCGCCGAGGCGCTGCGCGCAGCAGGTGCCGAGGTCACGATCGAGAACACCGACGTCGGCAGCTGGATCGCCACGGTGTTCGGCGAGCCGGACGGATGGGACCTCACGATGTTCGCCGACCTCAACTTCCTCGGATCCCTGACGAGTCCTCTCGGCAGCTTCGTCGGACCGACCATCGGGGAGGGTGGCGGGAACGTCGGAGCCGCTGCGAACGCGGAAGCGAACGAGGCCTACTCGACTGCGCTGACCGCCCCCACCGAAGAGGAACGCTGCGCGGCTCTGAACAGCGCGGTGAACGCGCTGGTGGAGAACCTCAACGTGATGCCGCTGATCAACGACGCATTCATCTACGTGCAGCGCCCTGGCTTCACGGTGCAGATGCTCGGTGGATCCCTCGACGATCCGATCTTCCGGATCGTGGACTGA
- a CDS encoding ABC transporter permease encodes MSGADLSTRIEPATRTDTTAIVVRRRRAQSSWGTFALRRLGGLVLSLGLLAVLTFLIVPLIPGDPALAILGPDATPAAIATVRERLHLDLPLWNQFGLYVQGLATFDLGESFRYSTPVTETIATKLPYTAALAFGSIAVVVLISIPLGMLVGVLTCGGRRPLLATGFGVVAGFFASFPAYVAASLLVIVFAIWLRVLPAGGATTAGAFVLPIAALAIGPTFAVARVVRQETFEVLQQDYIRTARGRRIGSARLYLQHALPNLMASTLTLTGLILAGLLGGAVIIESVFSLPGLGMEVVQAIIYRDYPVIQGIVLTIGAIAIVINLVIDILLGLIDPRTLGGPTND; translated from the coding sequence GTGTCCGGCGCAGACCTGTCGACCCGCATCGAGCCGGCGACCCGCACGGACACGACGGCGATCGTCGTCCGTCGTCGCCGCGCCCAGAGCTCCTGGGGCACCTTCGCCCTGCGCCGTCTGGGGGGACTCGTCCTCTCACTGGGGCTGCTGGCGGTGCTGACGTTCCTGATCGTCCCGCTGATACCCGGCGATCCGGCGCTGGCGATCCTGGGGCCGGACGCAACTCCGGCCGCGATTGCCACGGTACGTGAGCGGCTCCACCTCGATCTGCCGCTGTGGAACCAGTTCGGTCTCTACGTGCAGGGCCTCGCCACCTTCGATCTGGGGGAGAGCTTCCGCTACTCCACCCCGGTCACCGAGACGATCGCGACGAAGCTGCCCTACACGGCCGCTCTCGCCTTCGGGTCGATCGCCGTGGTGGTGCTGATCTCGATCCCGCTGGGAATGCTCGTCGGGGTCCTCACCTGCGGCGGTCGGCGCCCTCTTCTGGCCACCGGATTCGGTGTGGTGGCGGGATTCTTCGCCTCCTTTCCCGCGTACGTGGCCGCGAGCCTGCTCGTGATCGTCTTCGCGATCTGGCTGCGGGTGCTCCCCGCCGGCGGCGCGACCACCGCCGGCGCGTTCGTCCTCCCGATCGCCGCCCTCGCGATCGGACCCACGTTCGCCGTCGCGCGCGTCGTGCGTCAGGAGACATTCGAGGTGCTGCAGCAGGACTACATCCGCACGGCGCGAGGGCGGCGCATCGGCTCCGCTCGCCTGTACCTGCAGCATGCGCTGCCGAATCTGATGGCCTCGACGCTCACCCTCACGGGGCTGATCCTGGCGGGGTTGCTCGGCGGCGCCGTCATCATCGAGAGCGTCTTCAGCCTTCCGGGTCTCGGCATGGAGGTGGTGCAGGCCATCATCTATCGCGATTACCCGGTCATCCAGGGCATCGTGCTGACGATCGGCGCCATCGCCATCGTCATCAATCTGGTGATCGACATCCTTCTGGGTCTCATCGACCCCCGAACCCTGGGTGGGCCGACCAATGACTGA
- a CDS encoding dipeptide/oligopeptide/nickel ABC transporter permease/ATP-binding protein → MTDRRRYVPVPLIVGIAMLSALVLVALLAPVFLSGAANTLTPDTRAQPSAAHWLGTDDFGRDILARSLVATRLTLVMAAGATAIAVVAGVLIGALIWLAPRRLREAVLRIIDSTVAFPSIILALVIAAILGPATSSAIIAIGIAGVPGFARITSNMTASVAHKDFVGTARLLGAPGPMLFVRHLLPNIGGPLLVLIASSFALSLLDISSLSFVGLGVQSPNYDWGRLLNEGLPAIYSQPLLVVAPSVMLIFAGAAAMLTGDGLAARIDPWGRQPRARLRSRRIAPVASLAPDALVEVRDLRVTAANGTELVKGIDFDIASGEILGLVGESGSGKSMTAMSLARLQPDGVAVESGLMRLGDLDLRSSRQHSRLAKEIGLVYQDPGSTFNPALRLGAQLTEVARVHLGMSRRKATETLVEALRRMRIRNPEERMGQHPFQLSGGMLQRAIIASSLVTTPRLIIADEPTTALDVTVQAEVLRHLKHINTSEGTAILFISHDIGVVEALCDRVLVMRQGEIVERLTGTQLATRDVQHPYTRALLDATPRLVLPSLTEEVSL, encoded by the coding sequence ATGACTGACCGCCGTCGCTACGTCCCGGTGCCGCTGATCGTCGGGATCGCCATGCTGAGCGCCCTGGTGCTCGTCGCGCTCCTCGCTCCGGTCTTCCTGAGCGGAGCCGCGAACACCCTCACACCGGACACCCGCGCGCAGCCGTCCGCCGCGCATTGGCTCGGAACCGACGACTTCGGTCGCGACATCCTCGCTCGCTCGCTCGTCGCGACCCGGCTGACGCTGGTGATGGCGGCCGGGGCAACGGCGATCGCCGTGGTCGCAGGCGTGCTGATCGGCGCGCTGATCTGGCTGGCGCCGCGTCGGCTGCGCGAGGCGGTGCTGCGGATCATCGACTCCACCGTCGCGTTCCCCTCGATCATCCTGGCGCTGGTCATCGCCGCCATCCTGGGCCCGGCCACGTCGTCGGCGATCATCGCCATCGGCATCGCCGGTGTCCCCGGCTTCGCACGCATCACCTCGAACATGACCGCGTCGGTCGCCCACAAGGACTTCGTCGGGACAGCGCGCCTTCTGGGAGCGCCCGGACCGATGCTCTTCGTCCGGCACCTGCTGCCCAACATCGGCGGACCGCTGCTCGTCCTCATCGCCTCGAGCTTCGCACTCTCGCTACTCGACATCTCGAGCCTGTCGTTCGTGGGACTCGGGGTGCAGAGCCCGAACTACGACTGGGGTCGACTGCTCAACGAGGGACTGCCGGCGATCTACTCTCAGCCCCTGCTGGTCGTGGCGCCGTCGGTAATGCTGATCTTCGCCGGCGCGGCCGCCATGCTCACCGGTGACGGTCTGGCGGCGCGGATCGATCCGTGGGGGCGGCAACCGAGAGCTCGCCTTCGGTCCCGGCGGATCGCACCCGTCGCCTCCCTCGCACCCGACGCACTCGTCGAGGTCCGCGACCTGAGGGTGACGGCAGCGAACGGGACCGAACTCGTCAAGGGCATCGACTTCGACATCGCGTCCGGCGAGATCCTCGGGCTGGTCGGGGAGTCGGGGTCGGGCAAGTCGATGACGGCGATGAGTCTCGCCCGCCTCCAACCCGACGGCGTCGCCGTGGAGTCGGGGCTGATGCGTCTCGGCGACCTGGATCTGCGGTCCTCCCGGCAGCACAGCCGCCTGGCCAAGGAGATCGGCCTGGTCTACCAAGACCCCGGATCGACCTTCAACCCGGCGTTGCGCCTGGGGGCGCAGCTCACCGAGGTCGCGCGCGTGCATCTGGGGATGTCACGACGGAAGGCGACCGAGACCCTGGTCGAAGCCCTCCGCCGCATGCGGATCCGCAATCCGGAGGAGCGGATGGGGCAGCACCCGTTCCAGTTGTCGGGAGGGATGCTGCAGCGCGCGATCATCGCGTCGTCACTCGTCACCACCCCCCGGCTCATCATCGCTGACGAGCCGACGACGGCGCTCGACGTGACTGTGCAGGCAGAGGTCCTGCGACACCTCAAGCACATCAACACGAGCGAAGGCACCGCCATCCTCTTCATCTCACACGACATCGGTGTGGTCGAGGCGCTCTGCGATCGGGTGCTCGTGATGCGTCAGGGCGAGATCGTCGAACGACTCACCGGAACGCAGCTCGCGACGCGCGACGTGCAGCACCCGTACACCCGGGCGCTGCTCGACGCGACTCCGAGGCTCGTCCTCCCGTCCCTCACCGAGGAGGTCTCCCTATGA
- a CDS encoding ABC transporter ATP-binding protein, producing the protein MTATADPILDVRGLDVTLGHGRRATKILNGIDLSLHRGSTVALVGESGSGKSTIAKTIIGIHQADHGSIRFAGTELVGADHRTRRSVRRRIQLIPQNPYSSLDPRRTIGQTLAEALDPVLARVAPHRERISAALATVALDDAAIERYPHEFSGGQRQRIAIARALATDPDMIIADEITSALDVSTQAEILVLLARLRRELQLTVLFISHNLAVVSQICDDVIVLLNGDVVEAGPVRSVFSRPRSDYTRTLVDSVPGGPAFTRALSDLAPLSSAPDSTGGTP; encoded by the coding sequence ATGACCGCGACCGCTGATCCAATCCTCGACGTCCGAGGGCTCGATGTGACCCTCGGGCACGGGCGCCGGGCGACGAAGATCCTCAACGGCATCGATCTGTCGCTGCACCGCGGCTCGACCGTGGCGCTCGTCGGTGAATCCGGGTCCGGCAAGTCGACGATCGCCAAGACCATCATCGGCATTCATCAGGCCGATCATGGGTCGATCCGGTTCGCGGGCACGGAGCTCGTCGGCGCGGACCATCGGACCCGGCGGTCGGTGCGCCGGCGCATCCAGCTCATCCCACAGAATCCGTACTCGTCGCTGGACCCTCGACGAACGATCGGTCAGACACTCGCCGAGGCGCTCGACCCGGTGCTGGCCCGCGTGGCGCCGCACCGCGAGCGCATCTCCGCGGCACTCGCGACCGTGGCGCTCGACGACGCGGCGATCGAGCGGTACCCGCACGAGTTCTCCGGGGGCCAGCGGCAGCGCATCGCGATCGCGCGCGCACTCGCCACAGACCCCGACATGATCATCGCCGACGAGATCACCTCGGCGCTCGATGTCTCGACCCAGGCGGAGATCCTCGTCCTCCTCGCGCGGCTCCGTCGGGAGCTGCAACTCACCGTGCTCTTCATCTCGCACAACCTCGCCGTCGTGAGCCAGATCTGCGACGACGTGATCGTGCTGCTCAACGGTGACGTCGTCGAGGCGGGTCCGGTGCGCAGCGTGTTCTCGCGACCCCGCTCCGACTACACCCGCACGCTGGTGGACTCCGTGCCCGGAGGCCCCGCCTTCACCCGCGCTCTCTCCGACCTCGCACCCCTTTCGTCCGCGCCCGACTCCACAGGAGGCACACCATGA
- a CDS encoding amidase — protein MTDTRTALWTLSAREIARRVRAREVTAREVIDAHLDRIDVLNGSLGALTVVFPERARDLADQIDRRIAAGEEVGALAGVPISIKENIDITWSASTEGWAFLADAIPDAHATMVRRLLEADAVPIGRGNMPDTGLRWDTDNELFGRTYNPWDRDRVPGGSSGGDSVAVATGMSAVGLGNDYGGSLRLPAYAAGICALRPTAGRVPASAPVGAWPLTEQFFAVNGPIARHIDDLDTVFSLIHGADGMDPTAASIPHPSGYDGPRRVAVSRDPLGWGVDPEVAQAISVAADALAADGWEVVDVEAPMIEEAALLWRRLSVTEFVSTFQPGGRSVPLGEGATRYFLDNAEETEVFESIADYSAAWGQRLLISAAWERFHAEFPIVLGPVSARRMPAIGYDLSGPEATTQLWRDHRLLVTVNFLGLPSVAVPTGVDGDGIPSGVQLIAARNGDHIALAAARAVEAHVGTFTPIERPAGVVLAGAHG, from the coding sequence ATGACCGACACCCGCACCGCACTCTGGACGCTGAGCGCCCGAGAGATCGCCCGCCGCGTCCGCGCGCGCGAGGTAACCGCTCGTGAGGTGATCGACGCACATCTCGATCGGATCGACGTGCTCAACGGCTCCCTGGGGGCGCTCACCGTCGTGTTCCCCGAGCGGGCGCGCGATCTCGCCGACCAGATCGACCGCCGCATCGCCGCGGGGGAGGAGGTCGGTGCTCTCGCCGGCGTGCCCATCTCGATCAAGGAGAACATCGACATCACCTGGTCGGCGTCGACCGAGGGCTGGGCATTCCTGGCGGACGCGATCCCTGATGCACATGCGACGATGGTGCGGCGACTGCTCGAGGCGGATGCGGTGCCGATCGGCCGCGGCAACATGCCCGACACCGGTCTGCGCTGGGACACCGACAACGAGCTCTTCGGCCGCACCTACAACCCGTGGGACCGCGATCGGGTCCCCGGCGGCTCCAGCGGCGGAGACAGCGTCGCCGTCGCCACCGGGATGTCGGCCGTCGGACTGGGCAACGACTACGGGGGCTCCCTGCGGCTGCCCGCGTATGCCGCCGGGATCTGCGCGCTGCGCCCCACGGCGGGGCGCGTGCCTGCGTCGGCTCCCGTGGGGGCCTGGCCGCTGACGGAGCAGTTCTTCGCGGTGAACGGGCCGATCGCCCGCCACATCGATGATCTCGACACCGTCTTCTCTCTGATCCACGGGGCTGACGGCATGGACCCGACGGCGGCATCGATCCCGCATCCCTCCGGCTATGACGGCCCACGTCGTGTCGCCGTCTCGCGCGACCCGCTCGGGTGGGGGGTGGACCCGGAGGTCGCCCAGGCGATCTCGGTGGCGGCCGACGCGCTCGCCGCGGACGGGTGGGAGGTCGTCGATGTCGAGGCCCCGATGATCGAGGAGGCCGCTCTGCTCTGGCGCCGGCTGTCGGTCACGGAGTTCGTGAGCACGTTCCAGCCGGGTGGGCGGTCCGTGCCCCTCGGCGAGGGCGCGACGCGCTACTTTCTCGACAACGCCGAAGAAACCGAGGTCTTCGAATCGATCGCTGACTACTCTGCGGCCTGGGGGCAGCGTCTGCTGATCTCCGCCGCGTGGGAGAGGTTCCACGCCGAGTTTCCGATCGTGCTGGGCCCGGTTTCGGCGCGCCGTATGCCGGCCATCGGCTACGACCTCTCGGGCCCCGAGGCGACCACGCAGCTCTGGCGCGATCACCGTCTGCTCGTGACGGTCAACTTCCTCGGTCTACCGTCGGTCGCAGTGCCGACGGGAGTCGACGGCGACGGGATTCCGTCAGGCGTGCAGCTGATCGCCGCACGCAACGGCGATCACATCGCCCTCGCTGCCGCCCGCGCTGTCGAGGCGCACGTGGGCACGTTCACGCCGATCGAGCGACCGGCGGGCGTGGTGCTGGCGGGCGCCCACGGCTGA
- a CDS encoding SDR family NAD(P)-dependent oxidoreductase: MAQTRQRTAIITGAGSEHGIGFAAARALAGAGMRVVVTSTTERIFERVSALTDAGFEAVGVVADLTRQSGVDDVMAAAHGAFGPADVLVNNAGMTSMSDPDDPGSIDDLSLERWQASIERNLTTSFLMIRAVIPAMREAQYGRIVNVASVSGPVQAYAGDVAYHAAKAGVVGMTRATAIDTAAAGITVNAVAPGWIDTASASAHERAMGQATPVGRSGRADEVAHAIVFLASEGASYITGQLVTVDGANSINEERGA, encoded by the coding sequence GTGGCTCAGACACGACAGCGCACGGCCATCATCACCGGAGCAGGCAGTGAACACGGGATCGGATTCGCCGCCGCTCGGGCCCTCGCGGGTGCGGGAATGCGCGTGGTCGTCACATCGACGACGGAGCGCATCTTCGAGCGGGTGTCCGCTCTGACCGACGCCGGCTTCGAGGCGGTGGGCGTCGTGGCCGACCTGACGCGGCAGTCCGGCGTCGACGACGTCATGGCGGCCGCCCACGGAGCGTTCGGCCCGGCCGATGTGCTCGTCAACAACGCGGGGATGACATCGATGTCCGACCCCGACGACCCCGGCTCCATCGACGACCTGTCGCTCGAGCGGTGGCAGGCCTCGATCGAGCGAAACCTGACCACGTCGTTCCTCATGATCCGGGCCGTGATCCCCGCGATGCGCGAGGCGCAGTACGGGCGCATCGTCAACGTGGCGTCGGTGTCGGGCCCCGTGCAGGCCTACGCCGGCGACGTCGCCTATCACGCGGCCAAGGCCGGGGTGGTCGGAATGACTCGGGCGACCGCGATCGACACCGCCGCGGCGGGGATCACGGTCAACGCCGTCGCTCCGGGCTGGATCGACACGGCATCCGCATCGGCGCACGAGCGGGCGATGGGCCAGGCGACGCCGGTCGGCCGATCCGGAAGGGCCGATGAGGTGGCCCACGCGATTGTCTTCCTCGCGAGTGAGGGGGCCTCGTACATCACCGGCCAGCTCGTCACGGTCGACGGCGCCAACTCCATCAATGAGGAGCGCGGCGCCTGA
- a CDS encoding TetR/AcrR family transcriptional regulator, protein MPTATDPPSKKGAERKSRILDAALTIIGRDGLAALSMRTLATEAGLPLGAVGYYFANKKQLIGEAFDAHSQRELQRVVQTISSIGDAGSGTDLAERLTDFVVEGLQNDANSLVAEYEFLVEASRRPEVARASTAWLQALQAQLANVLRRLGSSEPTTDARLIMAAIAGLEVDNLTSDALTRMQTTAIRESLMRLVEALSLAWARNPPERRREKHS, encoded by the coding sequence GTGCCGACTGCCACCGACCCGCCCAGCAAGAAGGGCGCCGAGCGCAAGAGCCGGATCCTCGACGCCGCGTTGACCATCATCGGGCGCGACGGTCTCGCCGCCCTGTCGATGCGCACGCTCGCGACCGAGGCGGGGCTTCCGTTGGGCGCGGTGGGCTACTACTTCGCGAACAAGAAGCAGCTGATCGGCGAAGCCTTCGACGCGCACTCCCAGCGCGAACTTCAGCGGGTGGTGCAGACGATCTCGTCGATCGGCGACGCCGGGTCCGGCACTGATCTCGCCGAGCGACTCACCGACTTCGTCGTCGAGGGGCTGCAGAACGATGCGAACTCCTTAGTGGCCGAATACGAGTTCCTCGTGGAGGCCAGCAGGCGCCCCGAGGTCGCCCGGGCATCGACGGCCTGGCTGCAGGCCCTGCAGGCGCAACTGGCCAACGTCCTTCGGCGGCTCGGATCATCGGAGCCCACGACCGACGCGCGACTGATCATGGCCGCGATCGCCGGCCTCGAAGTCGACAACCTGACGAGCGACGCACTGACCCGTATGCAGACCACCGCGATCCGCGAGTCCCTGATGCGACTCGTCGAGGCGCTGAGCCTCGCCTGGGCGCGGAATCCACCGGAACGACGACGAGAGAAGCACTCATGA
- a CDS encoding N-acyl homoserine lactonase family protein, with the protein MNSRIPAVSPTRPTARRLICLTLAWDQIPESISMEGGSERILREPVCAILVNTDIGWVLLDTGTDARRFRGPNPDRELYAPAGLPEFLTDGDPLLDALAAHELTPSDIAVAAVSHLHFDHSGGLRHLAEAGVEVCIQRRERDFALTTAGRDDAYLREDYEDPAIRWRILDGDAVIGPGVEAVSTPGHTPGHMSYRITMAESGTWLFAMDAIDLQAGIDLDQVVGTHAVAADAPAVRESHNRLVALAEREGARLVAGHCPVTWPALTAPEGFA; encoded by the coding sequence ATGAACAGCCGTATCCCCGCGGTCTCACCGACGCGTCCCACGGCGCGGCGGCTGATCTGCCTGACGCTCGCCTGGGACCAGATCCCCGAGTCCATCTCGATGGAGGGTGGCTCCGAACGAATTCTCCGAGAGCCGGTGTGCGCGATCCTGGTGAACACGGATATCGGATGGGTCCTGCTCGACACGGGCACGGATGCCCGGCGATTCCGAGGGCCTAATCCTGATCGGGAGCTCTACGCTCCGGCGGGGCTGCCGGAGTTCCTCACCGACGGCGACCCACTGCTCGATGCGCTCGCAGCTCATGAGCTCACGCCTTCCGACATCGCCGTGGCGGCCGTCTCGCACCTTCACTTCGATCACTCCGGAGGTCTGCGGCACCTGGCGGAGGCGGGCGTCGAGGTCTGCATCCAACGACGGGAACGGGACTTCGCACTGACCACAGCTGGCCGAGACGACGCCTACCTGCGAGAGGACTACGAGGACCCGGCGATACGCTGGCGCATCCTCGACGGAGACGCGGTGATCGGCCCGGGCGTCGAGGCCGTCAGCACGCCGGGCCACACTCCTGGTCACATGTCCTACCGGATCACGATGGCAGAGTCCGGCACGTGGCTGTTCGCGATGGACGCGATTGACCTGCAGGCGGGCATCGACCTCGACCAGGTGGTGGGCACGCATGCGGTCGCGGCGGACGCCCCGGCGGTGCGCGAGTCGCATAATCGTCTGGTCGCGCTCGCCGAGAGGGAGGGTGCGCGTCTCGTGGCCGGGCACTGCCCGGTGACCTGGCCAGCTCTCACCGCTCCGGAAGGATTCGCCTGA
- a CDS encoding APC family permease: MVNSNARSPTCSTRRPLDSGGALAPIGIAGLALGVIQGVAAQYGYGGAVYFAEETRNPRRNVARAVLLSALITVVIEVVPLVFVMLGADSLEGLIGSEPPVQAFLEQLAGHALWVFVLLSIALAILNANIALSLQAGRLLFVAARDRAFPAGISRVLSRVSGSAHMPRVATVVMGVVSGVCCVIPMTAPQRDRLDRRDGPRLHRDRRDRGAPTRRRRFAGPVPHAALAPARHGGTPRDRRRDRHQPVLPRAVRES, encoded by the coding sequence ATGGTGAACTCGAACGCCCGATCACCGACCTGCTCGACCCGCAGGCCCTTGGACTCGGGCGGCGCCCTAGCGCCGATCGGCATCGCCGGCCTGGCGCTGGGGGTCATACAGGGCGTCGCCGCCCAGTACGGCTACGGCGGCGCGGTCTACTTCGCGGAGGAGACCCGCAATCCGCGGCGCAACGTGGCCAGGGCGGTGCTCCTCTCCGCGCTGATCACGGTCGTCATCGAAGTGGTCCCCCTCGTGTTCGTCATGCTGGGTGCCGATTCGCTCGAGGGGCTCATCGGCTCGGAACCGCCGGTCCAGGCGTTCCTGGAGCAGCTCGCAGGACACGCGCTGTGGGTGTTCGTCTTGCTGTCGATCGCGCTGGCGATCCTGAACGCCAACATCGCGCTCAGTCTGCAGGCCGGCCGCCTTCTGTTCGTCGCCGCTCGAGACCGGGCGTTTCCCGCGGGAATCTCCCGGGTCCTCTCACGCGTCTCCGGATCGGCGCACATGCCCCGCGTGGCGACCGTCGTGATGGGGGTGGTCTCGGGCGTGTGCTGCGTGATCCCCATGACTGCTCCTCAGCGCGACCGGCTCGACCGCCGTGACGGGCCTCGCCTTCATCGCGATCGCCGCGATCGTGGTGCGCCGACAAGGCGGCGTCGATTCGCCGGACCTGTTCCGCATGCTGCTCTGGCCCCTGCCCGCCATGGTGGCACTCCTCGTGATCGCCGGCGTGATCGGCATCAGCCTGTTTTACCCCGAGCAGTGCGTGAGTCTTAG